The sequence below is a genomic window from Methanomicrobiales archaeon.
CCCTGCACCGACGTAACGAGGACGCATGGCGTCTCCCGGAGCAGCGGGTACAGGGTGGGATGGAACGTGGTTCTGTATCCCCAGTACTCCGGGGATGCTTCTGGCGTGCACCAGAATACCCCGTCTCGCGAATAGATCCTGACCGTGATCCGCCTTCCCGCAGGCACGGGTTCGGCCATGGGAACCGGGCTCGTTGCACCAACGTCCACCCAGGCGGACACGTCAGATCCGGCGTCTGTCAGCCCGTTGTGCTTCAGCACAACTCCTTCTCTATACTGCCCCTCTATGAGGGCGGGTTCAACCCTATGGTGCGGCAACCGCAGCGGCGGCAGCACACCCGCATACTGCAGCTCCTTCATCTGCCTGAAGAGATGCTTGCGGAGGTACTGCGGCGTCTCGGCGTACCGGAGCAGCGCGACGATCTCCCGTGAGTCATCGTGCCGCGGGTCCCGGTACACCGCGACCTCGTCGACGCGGAAGACACCGGCAGCCCGGGCGATCTGGCCGACCTTGTAGGCCCTGAGTTTCCTGTCCGCCGTCTCTTCCGCAAACGATGACGGAATGGCAATCGAGAGTCTTCTCGACCGTTTCTTTACCATTCCGGGCACCGGATTACCCCATAGCGGCTTCCTATTAAATTGTTCGGATGCCATGATAAACTTTCGCATAATTCCGCGGGATCGGGTGCGCGCCATCCGTGCGGGCACATGCCATGAATCGAGGGGAGCTCTGTCGGCCCCTGATCGCCCGCCGGCGTGAGCGGACACGCACCCGTATCCCCCCTCGATGCGATCGGAGGGCGGGATGCCGCCCTTCGGCGGCGGCAGGGGATGTTCGGGAACGGTGCGCAGGTGACTTCGCAGGCCGCATCCCGGCGGACCGCCGGGATGGGGAGCGGAGATACCGGGGTACGAGAGCCCGTGTCCGGGCCTGATACCCGGGGGGGGGAAGGCTCCCTGCAGGACAGATCTGAAGCGTCCTCGGGTGTGCCTGTACGGCCTCTGCTGTTCCGGAAGGGCCCGGGAGGGATCGACCGGGTTCTCTTCCTTCGGGCCGCAGGGATCTCGTGCCGCGAACCTCGTTCCCCCTGCACGGCCCCTGTCGCTAGCGCTGGGGGGAGGGGGGTGCACCCCCGACTGCCATACCCTGCGGTGCGGTGGGTCCTGCTCCGGAGTCCGCAGCCGCTCCTCTCCCGATATCACGGGAGGTTCCTGTCACGGATGCGATGCACGGGAATACGGAGGGGATGAAACGGGTGGCAGAACCTCACCGGGCACGCGATGCAGGGATGATGGGGGATCGGACGGAATGGATGGGATAGGGGGATGCGATCGCAGCCCGGTCACTGGAAGTAGATCTCGCCGTCGTCTTTGATGTACACCTCCACGCTTTCGCGCATGAGCCGCCCCCGGAATTTCTCGGGATTCGAATCCCGCAGGCGGTTGAGGAGCGAGATGGTGTCGTACTTGACCTTGATGCCCAGCCCCTCCGCCTTCCGGTAGATGACCGAAGCGGCATCCAGGAGATCCGTCTCCGCCTTCAGCGTGCAGAGATGCGTCGCGTCCAGGGTGTGCAGGAAGGCCAGCGTCTCCTTTGCCCGTTCGATGTTCTGCAGTGCCGCCTTCTCGATGGTGCAGACATTGGCCTTCGAAGTGGAGATGATATCGGCGATCTGCTGCTGCGTCAGCCCCTTCTTCCGGTACCGCAGCACCTCTTTCTGGCGATCCGTGAGCATCCCATCCTTCATACATACCATATTATTCCGCGAACTTAAACACTTTTCCTTAACACAACGGGCAGAAAAGGCATAAAAGAGTGTGATTCCAAAACGTTTATATTTCTTTTGGGTGATATTACGTTGTCGTTAAAGAAACGAGGTGTTAACGCATGGTAGTTAAAGTAGGAATTGCCAAACTGGGCAATATTGCCAGCGGACTTATGACAGAGCTCCTCCTCGACGAGCGTGCCGACCGGGAGGACATGATCACCTTCCAGGCGACCAGCGGTACGAAGCTCCAGCCGGAGGATATCGACCGCGTCGTCTCCAACATGAAGGCCTGGCAGCCGGACTTCGCCGTCGTCGTATCCCCGAACGGCGTTCTCCCGGGCCCGACGGGCGCCCGTGAGGCGCTCCAGGCGGCCGGCATCCCCGTCGTCGTGATCACCGACGATATCACCACCAAGAAGGAGCAGTGGGAGGCCCTGAAAGCCAGCAAGTTCGGCTACATCATCATGAAGGCGGACTCCATGATCGGCGCACGGCGCGAGTTCCTGGACCCCATCGAGATGGCCGACTACAACGGCAACCTGATCAAGGTCCTCTCCATCACGGGTGCGTTCCGCAAGCTCCAGCTCGCCCTCGACAAGGTGATCGACCAGGTGAAGGCCGGTAAGAAGGGAGACGCCCTGGAGCTGCCCAAGATCGTCATGTCCACGGACAAGGCGGTCGAGGGAGAGTTCACGAACCCCTACGCCCTCGCGAAGGCGCGGGCCGCCTACGAGATCGCATCGGCTGTCGCCGGTGTTAACGTGCGGGGCTGCTTCATGGTCAAGGAGTACGAGCAGTACGTGCCCATCGTCGGCAGCGCTCACGAGATGATGCGCATTGCCGCCTTCCTCTGCGACGAAGCACGGGAGCTGGAGAAGGCCGGCGACAGCATCCTGCGCAAGCCCCACAAGAAGACCGGCGAGATCGTCTCCAAGACCAAGCTGATCAGCAAGCCCGAGTAAGGGCTCCCAGCTTCTTTTTCCCCTTTTCCCCGGCGAGGCAACCGGTCGCTGCACCTGTCGCGCCGCCCGTTTCAGAGAGCTCCTTTCCCGATTCGCATATCGCGGTAGTGCGCGGACAGATCCTCCGGCGGTGTGAGGATCACCGGTTCGCGGTGCAGCCTCTCCATGAACGCGGAGTCGCTCATGCCGCTGATGTTGGGGTTGATGCGGGCGATGAGCGAGCAGAATGCCCGGAATCCGTGGTCCGAACCGTCGGAATCGAAAAAAATGGCCATGTTGAACGCAGACGTGCCCAGGTGGCGGTAGAGGTCCAGGCACCCCTCGATCCCCGCGGCAAGCGGCTCCAGATAGGGCTCCAGCTCCTCCAGCCGGGCCAGGGGAAGGATGCCGCGGATCTCCTTCTCGCCGAGGGGGACGGCGCTCGCAAACCAGGGGATCTCGTCTCCGAAGAGGTATCGGGGCGTCTGCGCCTCCTCTTCCCGGTAGACGTCCCAGTAGCAGCGGTTCTCCTGGAGCAGGTAGCGGTGGCTCGCCAGGATGTAGCGTTCCGCGACAGCGGACGGATGCCGGTCCACGAGCCCCTGCAGGTGGGGGTGGACGATGCTCGCTCCGGAGGTGGGGAGGTAGTTCCAGTTGATGCTGGGGTACCCCGCTCGCCCCTGCAGGGACTCAATCTGACCGCCGAGCGCGTCCCGGATCTGGCGGCGGGTGAACCGCTCCACCCCATGCGCCCGGGTGATCACTGTCACGGTATGCCAGGCGGCGAAGGGGAAGAGATTCGGGAAGGTGACGCTCTCCCCCCGCTGGATGCGGGTCCCGTCCTCGAACGTGGGCGTGACGATCGAGACCCTGTCGGGGCAGAACGGGCACCCGTCGGCAGGCATCGCCGCCGGACAGGGCATGCTGATGCCCCTTTTTGAGCGTTCGGGACTGATCCGGCTGCGGAATCCGGTGAGCAGCTCCCTCCGGTACTGGAGCATGCCCCGCCCGGTCGGCACCTCCTCGACGGAGAAGATCATCCTAGCATATGTGGTGTGCCAGCTGATATCAATTGAACGCTCGAAAAATAGGGTGGAATCTGGCTTCAGGTGATGTACTTGCCCAGCAGGCGGATGGAGTTGGCCATGTCGGGTCCGAGCGGGGAGCCGAAGATGACCTGGGTGACACCGGCCTTCTGGAGGTCTTCGACCTTCTGCTTGACCATGTCGGGCGTGCCGGCGATGGTGTAGGCGTCGATGATCTGGTCGTTGACGAGTTCGCCCGCCGTCTTGAAGTCGAAGCGTCCGAGCGCATCCTTGATCTTCGTGACCGTGCCCATGTCCAGGTTGTGGCGCTGGTTGATCTCCGGGGGCGAGCCCGCGGCGATGAATGCCGCGACGATCTTGGCGGCGTTCCGCGCCTTCTTCTGGTCCCTGTCGATGGACGTCGCCGTGTAGGCACCGACATCGAAGCCCTTCTTCCCGACTTTGTCGGTCGCTGCCTTGATGATCGGGATGGCGATCTGGAAGTCCTTCGGGTTCGACGCGTTGATCAGGGCGCCGTCCCCGATCCTCCCGGCGAGCTCCAGCACCTTGGGCCCCTGGGCGCCGATGTAGACGGGAATGCCCTTCTTGCCGGGCAGCGTGACACCGGTCAGCTTGGCGCCGTTGTAGTCGAAGAACTGCATGCCCGAGGGCTTGACCTCTTCACCGGCGAGCAGGCGGCGGATCTGGGTGACACCCTCCTCCAGGCGTGCGACCGGCTTCTCGGGCTTGATGGCGATCTTCGGGAGCGTCGAAAGGTCGCCGGGACCGATGCCCAGGACTGCACGTCCGTCCGAGATCTCGTTCAGCGTGGCCATGTAGGACGCGATGGCCGCCGGCGTGTCGGTGAACGTGTTCATGATCCCCGGCCCCATCTTCAGGGTGGTCGTGTTCATCGCGACCGCGGCGAGGGTGGGGTAGCAGTGGCGGTTGTTGTAGTGGTTGGTGATCCACGCATAATCGATGTCCTTGGACTCGGCAAGTTTGCAGTAGTTCACAACTTGCTTTACGTTGATAGCTCCTGGGACAAATTCGATACCATAACTCATTCGGTTTGTCACCTCAAGAACTATTACCGCACCCGAAGTTAAATATATTACCATTTTCATTGTACGATCGCAGCTTTCATGGTACAGGAGGGCGAATTCTCGGATTCTATCGAATTATCGTCCCCGTTTAGTCGAATGGAGGGATTCTGCCCGAAAATTTTCTGCTGCCGGGGCCGCCCTCCGCCCCCGGCGGCCGCCGGAGAAGGGATCTCCTCGTCCGGATATCGGTAAGTTTATCCCTGTCCGTGCACCAACGAATTGGTTTCAACAGATAAAATTCAGTACATACATATTCCAGGAAAAGAAAAAGAGGTGTACGGATCGGCAGGCCGGTCCGCTGCGGCTGCCGGCTGCATACGAACGTGGTTGCATGAGAGTACTTGCCATCGGCCTCGGGGGAGCGGGATCCCGCATCGCGGATAAACTCTACGGCCACGATCAGCGGAGCGGGATGGGCTGCGTGCAGGCGCTGGCTGTCGACGTCGACTCGAACACGCTCGTGCAGCTCCAGCACATTCCGGCGGAGGGGAGGTTTTACTTCCCCCCCGTCCATCCCACCAGCGCCGAGGGTCTCCTGGACGCCATACACGTCGAGGAGATCGTCGCATACATCCAGCGGGGGAACACGATCCACATCGACGCCATCCTGATCTGCTGCGGGCTGGGAGGGCGTCTCGCCGCTGCCGCAGGGACGATCGTGGGAGAGGTGCGGAAGTCGTTCATCGAGCCTGTCTTTGCCGTGGCCACCCTGCCCTGCATCCGCGAGGGCGAACGCTGCGCGGCGGCGGCCGCGGATGACCTGGATCGGCTCCAGGGGATCACCGATGCGGTGATCCTGTTCGACAACGAGGTGCACTACGCCAGGATCCAGAGCGGGAAGGGCGGCTCCGATGAAGGGGCGCCCGCTGGCGGGCGGAACCTCCGCCTCGATCCGCATTCCGCGTACGATCTCCTGAACGAACGGATCTCGCGGCAGATCGGACTGCTGCTGCGGGCGGGAGAGTTCACCGGGGACGGCAAGGATGTCGCGGAGGTGGTGCTGGATACGGGGGAGGTGCTGAACACGCTCCGGGGGTCCGGGCTGGTCGCGGTCGGGTACGCGTCGGAGCCGCTGCCCCGGAGCATACCGGGTCTCCTGGACCGTTTCCGCCCTCCCAGCCGCACGATCGAGAGCAACCAGATGAAAGCCCAGAGAATGGTGGCGCTGGCGAAGCGGGCTGTGTACGAGGAGATGTCGGTGGCCTGCGATCTTACCAGCGCGGAGAAGGCGCTCGTGCTGATCGCGGGACCCTCCGACGAACTCTCCATGCGGGGGTTCCAGACCATCCGCAAGTGGATCGACCGCAGCATCGCCGGTCTGGAGATGCGATCGGGGGATTATCCCCTGCGCGACACGCGGTTCGTGGGGGTCGTCATCGTCCTCTCGGGGCTCACCAACATCCCCCGCGTCGGTGAGATTCGCGCCATCCGGGCACGGTGCAGCCGGGCTCAGGCCCCTCTGCCGCCCGAGGCTCCCGTGGCGGAGACGGTCCCGCAGGGCGGCAGAGGGGAAGGCGGAGAGGTCCCCGGTGCGGGTGCGGCTCCTGCACGGGCGGACCGCGGCCGCCCTGCGGGGGGGAGGAAGGAAGAAGGGACTTCCCCGGACCGGCCGGGGGGAGGGGATCGGGACGCCGGGGATGTGGGAGAGATCGCTGCATCCCCCCCGGATGCGGAGGGGGAGGGCGAGCCGAAGAGACGCACCGTGGACAGGAGGCGGCGAAGGGGCGGGGATTACGGGGACGGCCTCACCTGGATCCGCTAGCGTCCACGACCCGCGAAAAGGGGATCGTTCCCGCCCCGATCTCCGTCTGGACGCGGCATCCGTGCTCGATGCCGTTTCCGATCAGGTTCATGCCGCTGAACGCCACGATGGAGAGGTGGAACGGATCGCAGTTCAGGTTGAGCACCCGGTTTCCCACGGCGACCGGCAGCACGAATCCCCAGTTCCGCAGGGCGGCGGCGATCTCCTCCACCCGGTCACGGGAGGCGGTGGGGACCTCCCGCACGTTCGCCACGGCGATGCCACTTCCGGTCGTGGCCATCTGGTGGATGGACGTCAGTCCGGCGGAGATGAAGAGGTGCAGGGGATCGACGGTCGTCCCCCGGTAGCCGATCAGGTCGACGAACTCGACGGGAACCCTGTCCCGGATCGCGAGCCTGCCCCCGTAGGCCATCCGCACCGGTATGCCGTTCCTCTGGAACACCCCGTCCATGGTGATGCTGCAGACCGTGATGAACCCGACGGAACCCTTCGGAATGCGGGGGTCCCTGTCCACGATCCGGTATGCGCTGAAGAAACCGGCGCCGGCGCGGATGACCTCGTCGAATGCGCCTGCGAGGGTCTCCGCCTCCTCTTCGGGCACGTGGGAGAGGTTGTAGGAGACGTCCCCCGTTCCGCTCTCGGGATCGAAGGTGGTGCGGAACGCCAGCCTCTCCAGCTTCGAGATGATGAACCCGAGCCGCTCCTCGACCATCGCGCTCTCGGTCTCCGCGAGGCCCCGCTCGGTGAGCACTCTCCCGCGGTTCCCCACCTTCTCGGTGAAACCCATCTCGTCCAGGTAGCGCAGGTAGTACTGCACGGCGCGATCGCTCAAGACAAACCCGTGCTCCGCCATCACCTCGGAGAGTCTCTTCGCCCCCATCGGCTCCCGCTGCTCTTTTAAAATGCGCAGGATCTCCAGGTACTTCCGTTCGCTCGGGATGAAGATCACGGCACGCCCCCCGCGGAATTCTGGGCCCGTATGCGGCGATCATCTTCCGGTTCTGCGTTCCCCATCGCTGTCACCGTGCCCCCACGACGCCCGTGCTGTCCTGGTAGCGTCCGTTATACAGTCCGCCGACCCCTTTCACCTCGTGGAGGATCATCTGCACCACCCGGTCCCCCTGCGGCAGGAGAATGTCCCCCTCTCCCATGTTGGTCAGGCAGAGGGTCAGCTGGCCCCGGAACCCGGGGTCGACGAACCCTCCGCCCAAAAGCACGCCCCGCCGTGCATAGCTGGATCGGCAGCGCAGGACGGCGGCGATATCCCCGGGCATCTCCACGCGCTCCAGGGTGTGCACCAGGGTGCACCGCCCCCGGACGAGCGTTGCGGTTTCCGCGGCCCGCAGATCGTAGGATGCCGGCTGCTGGCAGGCATCGCTGTAGGGTGCGATGACGAGACCGTCACCTTTGTCCAGGCGGTTCCGGATTTCCCGTGCGGAGAGGATCATTTACCATATATTCCGCAGGAAACACTTAATATGTTGCGATAAGAAGGCATACGTGCTGGATCCCTGAGGAACGGGATTTTGACCGGAATCTCCCGGTCGAACCGAACGGTGAAGATCCTTTCTGAATGAAAATAATGATAGGATCATTCCAGTTTTATGAAATTGGCTCCTTTCGCACCCAGTGTTGCGTATGCAAAGCCTGTGGATGCAGCACCGCCGATATTGTCCTCCTGGGCATGCACCCGGATCCTGTAGTCGCCGTAGGCGAGGTTCTGTGCGAACAGACTGGAGGTATAGC
It includes:
- a CDS encoding putative RNA uridine N3 methyltransferase; protein product: MVKKRSRRLSIAIPSSFAEETADRKLRAYKVGQIARAAGVFRVDEVAVYRDPRHDDSREIVALLRYAETPQYLRKHLFRQMKELQYAGVLPPLRLPHHRVEPALIEGQYREGVVLKHNGLTDAGSDVSAWVDVGATSPVPMAEPVPAGRRITVRIYSRDGVFWCTPEASPEYWGYRTTFHPTLYPLLRETPCVLVTSVQGEVATCDTLRQRLTRCRGDAIVAFGSPHHGVPALLEREGHSGSEFADAWINVVPGQGSATVRTEEAVTAALALINIIEE
- a CDS encoding Tfx family DNA-binding protein, yielding MKDGMLTDRQKEVLRYRKKGLTQQQIADIISTSKANVCTIEKAALQNIERAKETLAFLHTLDATHLCTLKAETDLLDAASVIYRKAEGLGIKVKYDTISLLNRLRDSNPEKFRGRLMRESVEVYIKDDGEIYFQ
- a CDS encoding F420-dependent methylenetetrahydromethanopterin dehydrogenase, which encodes MVVKVGIAKLGNIASGLMTELLLDERADREDMITFQATSGTKLQPEDIDRVVSNMKAWQPDFAVVVSPNGVLPGPTGAREALQAAGIPVVVITDDITTKKEQWEALKASKFGYIIMKADSMIGARREFLDPIEMADYNGNLIKVLSITGAFRKLQLALDKVIDQVKAGKKGDALELPKIVMSTDKAVEGEFTNPYALAKARAAYEIASAVAGVNVRGCFMVKEYEQYVPIVGSAHEMMRIAAFLCDEARELEKAGDSILRKPHKKTGEIVSKTKLISKPE
- a CDS encoding galactose-1-phosphate uridylyltransferase, coding for MFSVEEVPTGRGMLQYRRELLTGFRSRISPERSKRGISMPCPAAMPADGCPFCPDRVSIVTPTFEDGTRIQRGESVTFPNLFPFAAWHTVTVITRAHGVERFTRRQIRDALGGQIESLQGRAGYPSINWNYLPTSGASIVHPHLQGLVDRHPSAVAERYILASHRYLLQENRCYWDVYREEEAQTPRYLFGDEIPWFASAVPLGEKEIRGILPLARLEELEPYLEPLAAGIEGCLDLYRHLGTSAFNMAIFFDSDGSDHGFRAFCSLIARINPNISGMSDSAFMERLHREPVILTPPEDLSAHYRDMRIGKGAL
- a CDS encoding 5,10-methylenetetrahydromethanopterin reductase gives rise to the protein MSYGIEFVPGAINVKQVVNYCKLAESKDIDYAWITNHYNNRHCYPTLAAVAMNTTTLKMGPGIMNTFTDTPAAIASYMATLNEISDGRAVLGIGPGDLSTLPKIAIKPEKPVARLEEGVTQIRRLLAGEEVKPSGMQFFDYNGAKLTGVTLPGKKGIPVYIGAQGPKVLELAGRIGDGALINASNPKDFQIAIPIIKAATDKVGKKGFDVGAYTATSIDRDQKKARNAAKIVAAFIAAGSPPEINQRHNLDMGTVTKIKDALGRFDFKTAGELVNDQIIDAYTIAGTPDMVKQKVEDLQKAGVTQVIFGSPLGPDMANSIRLLGKYIT
- a CDS encoding tubulin/FtsZ family protein, producing the protein MRVLAIGLGGAGSRIADKLYGHDQRSGMGCVQALAVDVDSNTLVQLQHIPAEGRFYFPPVHPTSAEGLLDAIHVEEIVAYIQRGNTIHIDAILICCGLGGRLAAAAGTIVGEVRKSFIEPVFAVATLPCIREGERCAAAAADDLDRLQGITDAVILFDNEVHYARIQSGKGGSDEGAPAGGRNLRLDPHSAYDLLNERISRQIGLLLRAGEFTGDGKDVAEVVLDTGEVLNTLRGSGLVAVGYASEPLPRSIPGLLDRFRPPSRTIESNQMKAQRMVALAKRAVYEEMSVACDLTSAEKALVLIAGPSDELSMRGFQTIRKWIDRSIAGLEMRSGDYPLRDTRFVGVVIVLSGLTNIPRVGEIRAIRARCSRAQAPLPPEAPVAETVPQGGRGEGGEVPGAGAAPARADRGRPAGGRKEEGTSPDRPGGGDRDAGDVGEIAASPPDAEGEGEPKRRTVDRRRRRGGDYGDGLTWIR
- a CDS encoding NrpR regulatory domain-containing protein, whose translation is MIFIPSERKYLEILRILKEQREPMGAKRLSEVMAEHGFVLSDRAVQYYLRYLDEMGFTEKVGNRGRVLTERGLAETESAMVEERLGFIISKLERLAFRTTFDPESGTGDVSYNLSHVPEEEAETLAGAFDEVIRAGAGFFSAYRIVDRDPRIPKGSVGFITVCSITMDGVFQRNGIPVRMAYGGRLAIRDRVPVEFVDLIGYRGTTVDPLHLFISAGLTSIHQMATTGSGIAVANVREVPTASRDRVEEIAAALRNWGFVLPVAVGNRVLNLNCDPFHLSIVAFSGMNLIGNGIEHGCRVQTEIGAGTIPFSRVVDASGSR
- a CDS encoding dCTP deaminase, coding for MILSAREIRNRLDKGDGLVIAPYSDACQQPASYDLRAAETATLVRGRCTLVHTLERVEMPGDIAAVLRCRSSYARRGVLLGGGFVDPGFRGQLTLCLTNMGEGDILLPQGDRVVQMILHEVKGVGGLYNGRYQDSTGVVGAR